In Thalassoglobus sp. JC818, one DNA window encodes the following:
- a CDS encoding CehA/McbA family metallohydrolase — MRFIILGIVTLSLYVVGMAFSYEAEIDRVEVAILSEKNWDQFVPEGKEVDAIYGDIVLRNQHLVAVIAKPVPTRNANMTVRSVGGCLIDLTCSLAESDQLSCFYPGGNGTLYSDWEFGVDGQPEKSISAELETKANSATVTVIAQGTDSRPEIRTTYELGVDDKALTIRTQYSNAGKKTLTILPSDTIRADGGSERMTKSPNGTTSQYFIDDQYWGQAYVFSPETAEIRIQCNSDSRNSTLKYLATNGNDLKQIGPDAREVIVRRIAAGRTLSDAVANLQTGETNTFQETTFAVTDGSGKPVVDALIEFSNVGIHSGSLRTNERGEASSQVAIGVGEARISQFGTSLGVQEFTVAASSSDSAHRVILKVPEYQPGKLELKVADSEQTMIPCKVEIIGVDGTPSPEFGPDSADFAVRNLRYTPNGICEQTLPSGRYLIRVSHGPEFSSEEFETEIKRSSVSEHEVTLHRSVSTPGWISSDFHSHSSPSGDNTASQRGRVLNLVCEHIEFAPCTEHNRITTYEPHFEALGIKQFISSVTGMELTGQPLPLNHQNVFPLHHHPHHQDGGGPTTDTDVERQVQRLAAWDNGSEKLIQQNHPDVGWLVYDKDGDGTHDHGHSHAISLIDVMEIHPIDRALLLCKTEDVSAEEAKSNRIFKWLQLLNQGKRIPGVVNTDAHYNFHGSGWLRNWIECSTDDPSQIDPMEIVRASEEGRVVMSNGPFLSFTATADEKTTGVGQDLAAPSGEVQLKIDVQCPNWHEVDTVFVLVNGRAREDLIFTREEHPAAFESRGEGGELTQNVSLNILLKLDSDAHLVAVAGGINTQLGPVVGPRMAGVQPTALTNPIFVDVDGDGVEHNLDTLGRPLPVKGD, encoded by the coding sequence ATGCGATTCATCATCCTGGGAATTGTCACTCTAAGCCTCTACGTCGTGGGAATGGCATTCTCATACGAAGCAGAGATCGACCGGGTCGAGGTCGCCATCCTCAGTGAGAAAAACTGGGATCAGTTCGTCCCTGAGGGAAAAGAAGTCGACGCGATTTACGGAGACATCGTGTTGCGAAACCAGCATCTAGTCGCAGTGATTGCGAAACCGGTTCCAACGCGAAATGCGAACATGACTGTTCGCTCCGTCGGTGGCTGTCTCATCGATCTGACATGCTCTCTTGCCGAAAGCGATCAGCTGAGCTGCTTCTATCCCGGCGGGAATGGAACGCTTTATTCCGATTGGGAATTCGGAGTCGATGGCCAACCAGAGAAGAGCATTTCTGCGGAGTTGGAGACCAAAGCAAATTCCGCGACTGTCACAGTCATCGCACAGGGGACCGACAGTCGTCCTGAGATTCGTACAACATACGAACTGGGAGTTGATGATAAAGCGCTGACGATTCGGACTCAGTACAGCAACGCCGGAAAGAAGACCCTGACGATTCTTCCGTCAGACACAATTCGTGCTGATGGTGGAAGCGAGCGCATGACGAAGTCTCCAAACGGGACAACTTCTCAGTACTTCATCGATGATCAGTATTGGGGCCAGGCGTACGTGTTCAGCCCGGAGACTGCGGAAATACGGATTCAATGCAACAGTGATTCTCGGAACTCAACGCTCAAATATCTGGCAACGAATGGCAACGATCTGAAACAGATCGGACCGGATGCCCGCGAAGTCATCGTCCGCCGAATTGCAGCGGGAAGGACGTTGTCCGACGCCGTCGCGAATCTTCAGACCGGTGAGACGAATACGTTTCAAGAGACGACTTTCGCAGTCACGGACGGAAGCGGGAAACCTGTTGTTGATGCTTTAATCGAATTCAGCAACGTTGGAATCCATTCGGGAAGTCTAAGAACTAACGAACGTGGAGAAGCATCATCACAGGTGGCGATCGGCGTTGGTGAGGCCCGCATCTCTCAATTCGGAACGAGCTTGGGAGTGCAGGAATTCACTGTCGCTGCATCCTCGTCCGATTCCGCACACAGAGTCATTTTGAAAGTGCCGGAATATCAACCCGGGAAACTTGAACTCAAAGTGGCTGATTCTGAACAGACCATGATTCCGTGCAAAGTGGAAATCATCGGTGTCGATGGAACTCCGTCTCCCGAATTCGGTCCGGATTCCGCCGACTTCGCAGTGCGAAATCTGCGATACACGCCGAACGGAATCTGCGAACAAACGCTTCCATCCGGTCGCTATCTCATCCGAGTCAGCCACGGACCGGAGTTTTCAAGCGAAGAGTTCGAAACCGAGATTAAACGTTCATCTGTTTCCGAGCACGAAGTCACACTTCATCGATCGGTTTCGACTCCTGGTTGGATCAGCAGCGATTTCCACAGTCACAGCTCGCCGTCTGGAGACAATACTGCCAGCCAACGGGGGCGTGTTCTTAACCTCGTTTGTGAACACATCGAATTCGCCCCTTGTACGGAGCACAATCGGATCACAACTTACGAACCACATTTCGAAGCTTTGGGAATCAAGCAGTTCATCTCGTCAGTGACCGGCATGGAGTTGACCGGCCAGCCGTTGCCTCTCAATCACCAGAACGTGTTTCCATTGCACCATCATCCTCATCACCAAGACGGCGGCGGACCGACGACGGATACTGATGTCGAACGTCAGGTTCAAAGACTGGCAGCATGGGACAATGGAAGCGAGAAGTTGATTCAACAGAATCATCCCGATGTCGGTTGGCTCGTCTACGACAAGGACGGAGACGGAACCCATGACCACGGACATTCTCACGCCATTTCTCTGATCGACGTGATGGAAATTCATCCGATCGACCGTGCCTTGCTGCTTTGCAAGACCGAAGACGTTTCAGCCGAAGAAGCGAAGTCCAACCGCATCTTCAAGTGGCTCCAGCTATTGAATCAAGGGAAACGAATTCCCGGAGTCGTGAATACAGACGCACATTACAATTTTCACGGTTCAGGGTGGCTGCGAAACTGGATTGAATGTTCGACCGATGATCCGAGCCAAATCGACCCCATGGAAATAGTCCGAGCTTCCGAAGAGGGACGCGTTGTGATGTCGAACGGTCCATTCCTTTCGTTCACTGCGACAGCGGACGAGAAGACCACCGGAGTCGGACAGGATCTCGCTGCTCCATCAGGTGAGGTGCAACTTAAGATTGATGTTCAATGCCCTAACTGGCACGAAGTCGACACAGTATTTGTACTCGTCAATGGACGAGCCAGAGAAGATCTCATCTTCACCCGAGAAGAGCATCCAGCCGCATTTGAGAGCCGAGGGGAGGGCGGCGAGCTCACCCAGAATGTTTCACTCAACATCCTCCTAAAGCTCGATTCGGATGCACATCTCGTCGCTGTCGCAGGTGGCATCAACACCCAGCTTGGTCCAGTCGTCGGTCCGAGAATGGCCGGTGTGCAACCGACCGCGCTGACCAACCCGATTTTCGTTGATGTGGATGGTGATGGAGTCGAGCACAACCTCGACACTCTTGGTCGCCCTCTTCCGGTCAAAGGAGATTAG
- the bioA gene encoding adenosylmethionine--8-amino-7-oxononanoate transaminase: MQNSTADQLRQWDNDHVWHPFTPMEAYQAEGAPIIESGDGFELIDVEGNRYLDGISALWCNVHGHNVPEINLAIQNQLGKIAHTTLLGMSSSPSIELAKRLVDLAPKSLTRVFYSDSGSTAVEAALKIAWQYHRQKPSGPEERDLFGTVSGAYHGDTIGSVSVGSIELFHQVYGKMLFQTVSVPSPASITSLHSENRDRDVTDCFDQVRNIIEEYGSRMNAFVIEPLVQGAAGILVHPPGYLQHVRELTQKAGILLICDEVAVGFGRTGTMFACEQEDVEPDLMCLAKGLTGGYLPVAVTMASEEIFSAFLGDPSAGRTFFHGHTFTGNPLGCAAALASLDLLEKNSVLENSRRVAEVLREELQKLDSHPHVAEIRQKGTMVGIELVRSRTPLEAYSSTRRTGHLVTLAARKRGVILRPLGDTVVLMPAPAMPEELVRKLCRTAIESIEEATAESS, translated from the coding sequence ATGCAGAATTCGACAGCTGATCAACTTCGGCAATGGGACAACGATCACGTATGGCATCCCTTCACACCAATGGAGGCGTATCAGGCAGAAGGGGCGCCGATCATCGAAAGCGGCGACGGTTTTGAGCTCATCGACGTTGAGGGAAACCGCTATCTCGACGGGATTTCTGCGCTATGGTGCAATGTCCACGGCCACAATGTCCCGGAGATCAATCTCGCAATTCAGAATCAACTTGGGAAGATTGCCCACACGACTTTGCTCGGGATGTCCTCTTCCCCCAGCATCGAACTTGCCAAGCGGCTAGTCGATCTGGCACCGAAGTCGTTGACGAGAGTTTTCTACTCAGACAGCGGCTCCACGGCTGTTGAGGCAGCTTTGAAAATTGCGTGGCAATACCATCGGCAAAAACCCTCCGGGCCAGAGGAGCGAGACCTGTTTGGAACGGTCAGCGGAGCATATCATGGCGACACGATCGGTTCCGTCAGTGTGGGGAGCATTGAACTGTTCCATCAAGTTTACGGAAAGATGCTGTTTCAAACAGTCAGTGTTCCATCACCAGCTTCGATCACTTCTCTCCATTCAGAGAACCGGGACCGTGACGTTACAGACTGCTTTGATCAGGTGCGAAACATCATCGAAGAGTACGGGTCACGGATGAATGCGTTCGTGATTGAACCGCTCGTTCAAGGGGCAGCCGGAATTCTCGTTCATCCCCCTGGTTATTTGCAGCACGTTCGTGAGCTGACACAAAAGGCTGGGATTCTGCTGATCTGCGATGAAGTGGCAGTCGGTTTCGGACGAACAGGGACGATGTTTGCCTGCGAACAGGAAGATGTCGAACCGGATCTTATGTGTCTCGCCAAAGGCTTAACCGGAGGCTATCTCCCGGTGGCGGTGACGATGGCGAGCGAAGAGATTTTCTCGGCGTTTCTGGGGGATCCATCCGCCGGAAGAACATTCTTTCACGGGCATACTTTCACCGGAAATCCGCTCGGCTGCGCAGCTGCGTTAGCGTCATTGGATCTGCTCGAGAAGAACTCCGTGTTGGAGAATTCGCGTCGAGTCGCCGAGGTTCTTCGCGAAGAATTGCAGAAGCTTGACTCGCATCCACATGTCGCAGAAATTCGCCAGAAAGGGACGATGGTCGGAATTGAACTCGTTCGTTCCCGCACACCGCTCGAAGCGTACTCATCAACTCGAAGAACCGGCCATCTCGTCACTTTGGCTGCTCGCAAACGCGGTGTGATACTGCGTCCGCTGGGAGACACGGTCGTCCTGATGCCTGCGCCAGCAATGCCAGAAGAACTTGTGAGAAAGCTCTGCCGAACGGCCATCGAGTCAATCGAAGAAGCGACTGCTGAGTCCAGCTAG
- a CDS encoding Hsp20/alpha crystallin family protein translates to MSESIEPNRPERDDSPNREEAALSQSEESPQRWVRTPPIDIYETEEGLVLCADLPGVSAENLDLQVQDNRLTLFGRVDMPNDRLESLVHQEYHQGDFLRSFILSDDVDHERISAKLTDGVLEVRLPRVPRSQPRKISIQAD, encoded by the coding sequence ATGAGTGAATCCATCGAACCGAATCGACCGGAACGCGATGACTCCCCCAATCGCGAAGAAGCTGCGCTCTCACAATCCGAAGAGAGTCCACAGCGATGGGTACGGACTCCCCCGATCGACATTTACGAAACCGAAGAAGGTTTAGTGCTGTGTGCTGATCTTCCCGGAGTCTCCGCAGAGAATCTCGATCTCCAAGTCCAGGACAATCGCCTGACCCTTTTCGGCCGAGTCGATATGCCGAACGATCGATTGGAATCACTCGTTCATCAGGAGTATCACCAAGGTGACTTTCTCCGCTCATTCATCCTCAGTGATGACGTGGACCACGAGCGAATCTCAGCGAAGTTGACCGATGGCGTCCTCGAAGTTCGCTTACCGCGTGTCCCGAGGTCTCAGCCTCGAAAAATCTCTATCCAGGCAGATTGA
- a CDS encoding Hsp20/alpha crystallin family protein, translating into MPVFRWGSAFDAFRDLEREVDRWVRSMDIAFENPRIGRPYPMLNLYDLGSEYLITAELSGCTASELDLTVANGVVTMRGVRTPAGDVPEDRFRRRERPVGNWERSISVPERINDDDVRAELNDGLLKLYLPKTPSAAPKQIPVTKGRTEITNENAAEGESR; encoded by the coding sequence ATGCCCGTTTTCCGATGGGGAAGTGCATTTGACGCGTTCCGCGACCTGGAACGCGAAGTCGATCGTTGGGTTCGAAGCATGGATATTGCTTTCGAAAACCCGAGGATTGGTCGCCCCTATCCAATGCTCAATCTTTACGACCTCGGTTCAGAATATCTGATTACCGCCGAGCTTTCGGGCTGCACTGCATCCGAGCTTGACCTCACTGTTGCGAACGGCGTGGTTACGATGCGCGGGGTACGGACTCCAGCTGGGGACGTTCCGGAAGATCGATTCCGTCGACGTGAACGACCTGTCGGAAACTGGGAGCGTTCGATTTCAGTTCCGGAACGGATTAACGATGACGATGTGCGGGCGGAATTGAATGATGGCTTGCTGAAGCTCTATCTCCCCAAAACTCCATCAGCTGCCCCGAAACAGATTCCAGTCACCAAAGGTCGGACGGAAATTACGAACGAAAACGCTGCAGAGGGAGAGTCCCGATGA
- a CDS encoding Flp family type IVb pilin, translating into MFTGNSIRSIRKFLADESGPTSVEYAVMLALILAVCIGAVRALGDGQTGMWGKNLSELERHGF; encoded by the coding sequence GTGTTCACTGGTAACTCAATCCGTTCGATTCGCAAGTTCCTTGCTGACGAAAGTGGGCCGACGTCCGTTGAGTACGCGGTCATGCTTGCGTTGATTCTCGCGGTTTGCATCGGGGCTGTCCGAGCCTTGGGTGACGGTCAGACCGGAATGTGGGGCAAAAACCTGAGTGAGTTGGAACGGCACGGCTTCTAA
- a CDS encoding FHA domain-containing protein, whose protein sequence is MILIPLAGGAPIHLAKAVMFIGRGNECDIVLKTSRKVSRKHCCIAQIDDTYLIRDLGSMNGVRVNDASAQPELPLNHGDEVWVGDVGFRFQAAANQKKEATARRAPSPPPQKPIIAKGPVSTEFPQAIPEESDDFIIEQTGAHLFDKLRDAEQQDSESEENPSS, encoded by the coding sequence ATGATTCTGATTCCACTCGCAGGCGGTGCTCCGATCCATCTTGCCAAGGCAGTCATGTTCATTGGTCGGGGAAACGAATGCGACATTGTTCTCAAGACGAGCCGCAAGGTTTCTCGCAAACATTGCTGCATTGCGCAGATTGACGACACCTACCTAATTCGGGATCTCGGCAGCATGAATGGAGTCCGAGTCAATGACGCCAGCGCTCAACCCGAACTTCCCTTGAATCACGGAGACGAAGTCTGGGTCGGAGATGTCGGGTTTCGTTTTCAGGCAGCTGCAAACCAAAAGAAAGAAGCAACAGCTCGAAGAGCACCTTCGCCACCACCGCAGAAGCCGATCATCGCTAAAGGACCGGTGAGCACAGAATTTCCTCAGGCGATTCCTGAAGAGAGCGATGACTTCATCATTGAGCAGACAGGGGCTCATCTGTTTGACAAGCTGCGTGATGCTGAGCAGCAAGACTCTGAGAGCGAGGAAAATCCCTCAAGCTGA
- a CDS encoding non-heme iron oxygenase ferredoxin subunit: MSDRFERVGSTSELGDGDRLSVILGDEISALVIRIGDDYYCVEDVCTHDGQPMTDGEISGCELTCPRHGAKFDIRTGKALCMPATQPVETFKVEIRSDEIFVQYPND, translated from the coding sequence ATGAGTGATCGCTTCGAACGAGTTGGTTCAACGTCGGAACTTGGTGACGGAGACCGATTGTCTGTCATCCTCGGAGATGAAATCTCTGCACTCGTGATCAGGATCGGAGACGATTACTACTGCGTCGAAGATGTCTGCACTCACGACGGTCAGCCAATGACCGATGGGGAGATTAGCGGCTGCGAATTGACCTGCCCAAGACACGGAGCAAAGTTCGACATTCGCACAGGAAAAGCTCTCTGCATGCCAGCCACACAACCGGTTGAGACGTTCAAGGTTGAAATTCGCAGCGACGAAATTTTCGTCCAATATCCGAACGACTAG
- a CDS encoding ribose-phosphate pyrophosphokinase — MSYRPNNGPRPQAFQPPQGELAIIAGSANKQLATKIANELGVRLTPCEAHYFSEGNVFVRVLENVRGCDCYVIQGTHQPVNDNFMELLFWIDALKRASAQQITAVIPFFSYAKGDKKDEPRVSIRARVCADALEAAGADRCLMMDLHSPQIQGFFRVPVDHLYARYVLCDHIKSLGIENLVVCSPDIGFAKGASAYANYLGVPVVIGNKTRRDHTERAEVLELIGDVDGRNVLIVDDFTISGGTLMSMADVLKDRGANDIYAAVSHGVLSKGVAPRIAKSGIKQLFITDTIEPQNDPLPHNISVVSVAELFAEAIQSIHDRTSVSQLFPDGAIPNE, encoded by the coding sequence ATGTCATATCGACCGAACAACGGTCCCCGTCCGCAAGCGTTTCAGCCTCCACAAGGGGAATTGGCGATCATTGCCGGCTCAGCAAATAAGCAGCTGGCTACGAAAATCGCCAACGAGTTGGGGGTGAGGTTGACTCCCTGCGAAGCACACTATTTCAGTGAAGGGAACGTTTTCGTTCGCGTTCTCGAAAACGTCCGCGGCTGCGATTGTTACGTCATTCAGGGAACTCACCAGCCGGTCAACGACAACTTCATGGAGTTGCTGTTCTGGATCGATGCCCTGAAACGAGCCAGTGCACAGCAGATTACAGCCGTCATCCCCTTCTTCAGCTACGCAAAAGGGGACAAAAAGGACGAACCGCGAGTTTCGATTCGTGCTCGCGTGTGTGCCGATGCACTCGAAGCAGCCGGAGCGGACCGCTGCCTCATGATGGACCTGCACTCCCCGCAGATTCAGGGATTCTTCCGGGTTCCAGTCGATCACCTTTACGCCCGCTACGTCTTGTGTGATCACATCAAGTCGCTGGGAATTGAGAACCTCGTGGTCTGTTCCCCCGACATCGGATTCGCCAAGGGCGCTTCAGCTTACGCAAACTACCTCGGCGTTCCAGTTGTCATCGGGAATAAGACTCGACGCGACCACACGGAACGGGCGGAAGTTCTCGAGTTGATCGGAGACGTTGATGGCCGCAACGTTCTGATCGTCGACGACTTCACCATCTCAGGTGGAACGCTGATGTCGATGGCCGACGTCCTGAAAGATCGGGGTGCGAACGACATTTATGCTGCTGTTTCACACGGTGTGCTTTCGAAGGGAGTTGCACCGCGAATCGCGAAGAGTGGAATCAAGCAGCTGTTCATTACAGACACGATCGAACCTCAAAACGATCCGCTGCCACACAATATTTCCGTCGTGTCCGTCGCGGAACTCTTCGCGGAAGCCATTCAGTCGATCCATGATCGAACGAGTGTCTCGCAGCTGTTCCCTGACGGGGCTATCCCGAACGAATAG
- a CDS encoding MFS transporter, with the protein MNSSDLAISRNSTLPFYYGWVMLPLAMLALAATAVGQTFGISTFNAPIRESLNLSHTQLAGAYLMGTLLGAIPITYFGRLMDRWGLRTTMLATLILLAGACLVLSVSMNWFMLLVAFCFLRMLGPGTLAMLSGNTLAFWFDRRLGLVEAFRKIAISVAMGTVPAINLWLLTFLDWRETYALWACVILVGLVPLFVCLFQSRPEDVGQSIDHGLDETKSESIQLNGLTLHESMRTFAFWAITFGAGLNALVMTAVVFNLTPVLAERGLSEWDHARFMSVLAACMAITQFIGGVLADYVPPKPLMIAGHLGLAGGLVLLYQSDSSATALLAGGLLGTGQGTFFGISHPLWARRFGRRHLGQITGFAMTTMVVSSSGGPFAMGLIKDWQGSFDLSLILFAVMPLPVIVFTLLARMPDPRDQDMKFDSQETSAEVELSKV; encoded by the coding sequence ATGAATTCTTCCGATTTGGCAATCAGTCGAAACTCAACACTTCCGTTTTATTACGGTTGGGTCATGCTCCCGCTCGCCATGCTAGCACTGGCCGCAACAGCTGTCGGTCAGACGTTTGGGATCTCGACATTTAACGCGCCGATTCGAGAATCGCTCAATCTCTCGCACACCCAATTGGCCGGCGCTTATCTGATGGGAACATTGCTGGGTGCGATTCCAATCACCTACTTCGGTCGATTGATGGACCGCTGGGGATTGCGCACGACAATGCTCGCTACGTTGATTCTTCTCGCAGGTGCTTGCCTCGTGCTTTCGGTCAGCATGAACTGGTTCATGCTTTTGGTTGCGTTCTGCTTTCTTCGAATGCTTGGCCCAGGCACGCTTGCCATGTTGAGTGGTAACACCCTGGCCTTCTGGTTTGACCGCCGACTCGGTCTCGTTGAGGCATTTCGAAAGATCGCAATTTCCGTGGCGATGGGAACGGTTCCAGCCATCAACTTATGGTTGTTGACCTTTCTGGACTGGCGGGAAACATACGCACTTTGGGCGTGTGTCATTCTGGTCGGTCTGGTTCCATTGTTCGTTTGCCTCTTTCAGTCACGACCGGAAGACGTCGGGCAGAGCATTGATCACGGGCTCGACGAAACAAAATCGGAATCGATCCAGTTAAACGGGCTGACTCTGCATGAATCGATGCGAACGTTCGCCTTCTGGGCGATTACGTTCGGGGCAGGCTTGAATGCTTTGGTCATGACTGCGGTTGTTTTCAACCTGACACCGGTTCTCGCGGAACGAGGACTGAGTGAATGGGATCACGCCCGGTTCATGTCCGTGCTCGCAGCTTGCATGGCAATTACTCAATTCATCGGTGGGGTTCTGGCCGATTACGTTCCGCCGAAACCTCTCATGATCGCCGGTCACCTTGGACTGGCAGGTGGACTGGTTTTGCTCTACCAATCCGATTCCTCAGCGACTGCACTCCTGGCTGGCGGGTTGCTCGGAACTGGTCAGGGAACATTTTTCGGGATCTCTCACCCACTCTGGGCACGCCGTTTCGGAAGACGTCATCTTGGACAAATCACAGGATTCGCGATGACAACGATGGTCGTTTCGTCGAGCGGAGGCCCGTTCGCGATGGGACTGATTAAGGACTGGCAGGGATCGTTCGACCTCTCCCTGATCTTGTTCGCGGTCATGCCGCTCCCGGTCATCGTCTTCACATTGCTGGCTCGAATGCCTGATCCTCGAGATCAGGACATGAAATTCGACAGTCAGGAGACCTCAGCTGAAGTTGAGTTGTCGAAAGTGTGA
- a CDS encoding sulfatase-like hydrolase/transferase → MNAAASTRPNILWICSDQQRYDTVHRLGNPLIRTPNIDRIIDHGISFDKAYCQSPVCSPSRASFLTGRYPRNTGCRQNGQTIHTSERLLPRILKDHGYRCGLAGKLHLSSCSEGKVEERIDDGYDVFHWSHHPQPDWPENAYQQWLASKNVSWDELLKSPEVRYVREGVPAEYHQTTWCAEMAIDFMRSTVDQPWMFSVNMFDPHHPFDPPADYLKRYRPEEMPLPKFQSATFDKKPSYQQLDHVWAHNDVGGMRVDEITPAESQRITAAYYAMVELIDDQVGRMMDTLRETGQLDNTIVIFMSDHGEMLGDHGLYLKGPHFYEEAIHVPLCLQWNNGFQKSRRSSALVELTDLVPTLCEAIGIPLEDQFQGRSFLPLCVGESMVDEHRDSVFCEYSNSWTHERAYGTMLRTKSHKIVVYHGVDEGELYDLENDPDEFVNLWSDPSASQLKMSLMKQAFDRIVLSMDPLPKRRGKF, encoded by the coding sequence ATGAACGCTGCAGCATCTACTCGCCCGAACATCTTATGGATCTGCAGCGACCAGCAGAGATACGACACCGTTCATCGGCTTGGAAATCCGTTGATTCGCACTCCCAACATCGACCGGATCATCGATCACGGAATCAGCTTCGACAAAGCCTATTGCCAAAGTCCTGTCTGCAGCCCGAGTCGAGCTTCATTCCTCACGGGACGTTATCCGCGGAACACAGGCTGTCGTCAGAATGGCCAGACGATTCATACATCCGAAAGGCTCTTGCCTCGCATCTTGAAAGACCATGGCTACCGGTGCGGACTTGCTGGGAAGTTGCATCTTAGCTCGTGTTCAGAAGGAAAAGTCGAAGAGCGAATCGATGACGGTTACGACGTTTTTCACTGGAGCCATCATCCTCAGCCCGACTGGCCTGAAAACGCCTACCAGCAATGGCTCGCATCGAAGAATGTCAGCTGGGATGAATTGCTGAAGTCTCCAGAAGTCAGATACGTTCGGGAGGGTGTTCCTGCGGAGTATCATCAAACGACGTGGTGTGCGGAGATGGCGATCGACTTCATGCGTTCAACTGTCGATCAACCGTGGATGTTTTCAGTCAACATGTTTGACCCGCATCATCCATTCGATCCACCGGCGGACTATCTGAAACGGTACCGACCGGAAGAAATGCCTCTTCCAAAATTTCAATCCGCAACGTTCGACAAAAAACCAAGCTATCAACAACTCGATCACGTCTGGGCACACAACGACGTGGGTGGAATGAGAGTTGATGAAATCACGCCGGCTGAATCGCAGAGAATCACAGCAGCCTACTACGCGATGGTCGAGTTGATCGACGATCAGGTGGGACGCATGATGGACACTCTTCGAGAGACTGGGCAACTCGATAACACGATCGTCATTTTCATGTCCGACCACGGTGAAATGCTCGGGGATCATGGGTTGTATCTCAAAGGCCCACACTTCTATGAAGAGGCGATTCATGTTCCATTGTGCCTGCAATGGAACAACGGGTTCCAGAAGTCTCGACGTTCCTCAGCACTCGTCGAATTGACTGATCTCGTGCCAACCCTTTGTGAGGCGATAGGAATTCCGCTCGAAGATCAATTTCAAGGCCGCAGTTTTCTTCCGCTTTGTGTGGGCGAGTCGATGGTCGACGAGCATCGTGACTCCGTCTTTTGCGAGTATTCGAATTCCTGGACTCACGAACGAGCGTACGGAACGATGCTGCGGACGAAGAGTCACAAAATTGTGGTGTACCACGGAGTCGATGAGGGTGAGCTTTACGATCTCGAAAATGATCCCGATGAGTTCGTCAACTTGTGGTCCGATCCTTCGGCAAGTCAGCTGAAAATGAGCTTGATGAAGCAAGCCTTCGACCGCATCGTTCTATCGATGGATCCGCTCCCGAAGCGTCGAGGCAAGTTCTGA